A window of Eubacteriaceae bacterium ES3 contains these coding sequences:
- the ftsX gene encoding permease-like cell division protein FtsX, whose amino-acid sequence MRFSSFKTMPKNILRDTIQSIERNNLMSAASVVSVVAALLILGIFLILTINVEEVTKDIESQLELTVFLQEDFTDSQKDTIEEAFDESDMIESVDFESAEEALEKFTVSLEDYAPLLSGYNSENNPMPASFIVKVKDPQDLEAVQELAMEYEGEGVEYVRYGQEYVEVLISFNNFTNTLSIGVLIVLSLISIFIIYNTIKLTVFARRREIGIMKYVGATNTYIRTPFILEGLFLGVIGAVIAYMVIRVTYFYILGIIGTSSFLPVDAQLASPTTVLSQLIIFFLLYGGIIGAVGSVFAIRKFLDV is encoded by the coding sequence ATGAGGTTTAGTTCATTTAAAACAATGCCTAAAAATATCTTAAGGGACACCATCCAGAGTATTGAGCGTAACAATTTAATGAGTGCGGCATCAGTGGTATCAGTCGTTGCGGCTCTCTTGATTCTAGGAATTTTCTTAATTTTGACAATCAATGTTGAAGAAGTAACCAAGGATATTGAATCTCAACTGGAACTGACAGTATTTCTACAGGAAGACTTTACTGATTCGCAAAAGGATACAATTGAAGAAGCTTTTGATGAAAGCGATATGATCGAGTCGGTTGATTTTGAAAGTGCTGAGGAAGCTTTAGAGAAATTTACCGTCAGTCTTGAAGATTATGCGCCTTTATTAAGTGGTTATAATTCTGAAAATAATCCTATGCCAGCCTCGTTTATCGTAAAAGTTAAGGATCCTCAGGATCTGGAAGCAGTACAGGAACTGGCGATGGAGTATGAAGGCGAAGGTGTGGAATATGTTCGTTATGGACAGGAATATGTCGAAGTACTGATCAGTTTCAATAACTTCACTAATACTTTAAGTATTGGGGTCCTGATCGTCCTTTCACTGATTTCCATCTTTATTATATACAACACCATCAAGTTAACGGTCTTTGCCAGAAGGCGTGAGATTGGAATTATGAAATATGTGGGTGCAACCAATACTTATATTCGGACCCCCTTTATTTTGGAAGGTTTATTTCTCGGTGTAATTGGTGCAGTCATTGCCTATATGGTTATCCGAGTAACATATTTTTACATTCTAGGTATTATCGGTACAAGTTCATTTTTACCGGTTGATGCTCAATTAGCTTCACCGACAACGGTATTAAGTCAACTGATCATCTTTTTCCTCTTGTATGGGGGAATCATTGGTGCGGTTGGTAGTGTTTTTGCAATCAGAAAATTCTTAGATGTATAA
- a CDS encoding peptidoglycan DD-metalloendopeptidase family protein: protein MLRRKVSSIFLTIAMVLSVLSPAVNAATLDEQLEESQQKQAEAQYQVDLTQSTIDGIEAEITKANEEITRINGVIDGLTAEIKALEEKIAKTEAELEVIQEKLTEQEDAMNERVRTMYMYGNGSILEFLFNATDFSDFITKVDMSRYIVESDKDSLDALEATRKEIDEKKKSIEADREAVVEKKTEQETALSQQESIKAQKDELLAQNQALIEQYKAIVDAEATNAANIQAQIQAALQQQASNGGSYSFTPTEGTYQWPVPGYYPTASDDFFGTRLHPIWGTYLTHYGVDCAAPSGTPIHAMGNATVISAGWNGGYGNCVIIDMGNGVQALYGHMSSIAVSSGQTISKGDVVGYVGSTGDSTGAHLHFGVLQNGSYVDPLGYF, encoded by the coding sequence ATGTTAAGAAGAAAAGTAAGCAGTATCTTTCTGACCATAGCGATGGTTTTAAGTGTCTTAAGTCCGGCGGTCAATGCAGCAACCCTGGATGAACAGTTGGAAGAAAGTCAGCAGAAGCAGGCAGAAGCACAATATCAGGTGGATCTGACACAATCTACCATTGACGGTATTGAAGCGGAGATTACTAAAGCAAATGAAGAAATTACCCGAATAAATGGTGTGATTGATGGTCTGACCGCGGAAATTAAAGCATTAGAAGAAAAAATTGCGAAAACAGAAGCAGAACTTGAAGTCATTCAGGAAAAATTGACCGAACAGGAAGATGCAATGAATGAACGGGTTCGAACCATGTATATGTATGGTAATGGCAGTATTCTGGAATTTTTGTTTAATGCCACTGATTTCTCAGATTTTATAACAAAAGTAGATATGTCCCGATATATTGTTGAATCTGATAAAGATTCTTTAGATGCTCTGGAAGCGACACGAAAAGAAATCGATGAGAAGAAAAAAAGCATCGAAGCTGATCGTGAGGCAGTTGTTGAAAAGAAAACCGAACAGGAGACAGCCTTAAGCCAACAGGAAAGTATAAAAGCACAGAAAGATGAGTTGCTGGCTCAGAACCAGGCCTTAATCGAACAATACAAGGCAATTGTAGATGCAGAAGCGACTAATGCTGCTAATATTCAGGCGCAGATTCAGGCTGCTCTGCAGCAGCAGGCTTCAAACGGTGGGAGCTATTCATTTACCCCGACTGAGGGGACCTATCAATGGCCAGTGCCGGGTTATTATCCGACAGCCAGCGATGATTTCTTTGGAACTCGACTTCACCCAATTTGGGGCACATACCTAACCCATTACGGCGTAGACTGTGCGGCCCCAAGCGGTACACCAATTCATGCGATGGGTAATGCGACAGTTATTTCGGCCGGATGGAACGGTGGATATGGAAATTGTGTAATTATTGACATGGGCAATGGTGTTCAGGCATTATATGGACACATGAGCAGTATTGCTGTCTCATCAGGACAAACAATATCAAAAGGTGATGTCGTTGGTTATGTCGGTTCAACCGGTGATTCTACAGGAGCTCATCTGCATTTTGGAGTCCTTCAAAACGGTAGTTATGTTGATCCTTTAGGATATTTTTAA
- a CDS encoding S41 family peptidase has product MEKSNKKRFIVVVVILVLTNVFTFALATSGTLIFGNRMLITVDDEETKNGIIKLLALKNQIEEEYYHDVDSNTLMEGAIKGMFESLDDPYSAYFTQEEYNSYLASATGIYEGIGVVVTEDEDQHTFVIAPQKGTPADDAGIQTGDQIIGVDGEDVTTLGVDEVVSRVRGQADTQVTITIARDGQELDFTLTRSSIETLTVDSRVIDGIGYIQITEFASNTADEFNSQLDELLSQNIRGLVIDLRSNPGGNVQIAVDIADRLLGETIVVYTEDKDGNRTDYKSDDTEQLDLPMAVLVDGGSASSSEILAGALQDTQAATLVGTTTYGKGVVQIIKGLDGEGGFKVTNSEYFTPNGRNIQGIGLEPDVVIEASDYMMNNYFTDEEDVQLQKALEIVNQKIS; this is encoded by the coding sequence ATGGAAAAAAGCAATAAAAAGCGGTTTATCGTTGTTGTGGTCATTTTAGTACTGACAAATGTTTTTACTTTTGCCTTAGCAACTTCGGGCACTCTGATTTTTGGCAATCGGATGTTAATAACGGTAGATGATGAAGAAACTAAAAACGGAATTATCAAATTACTCGCATTAAAGAATCAGATCGAGGAAGAATACTATCATGATGTGGACAGCAATACTTTGATGGAAGGAGCGATTAAGGGAATGTTCGAAAGTCTGGATGATCCCTACAGCGCTTACTTTACACAAGAAGAATATAATTCATATTTAGCTTCTGCTACTGGGATATATGAAGGAATTGGTGTGGTGGTTACAGAGGATGAAGACCAGCATACCTTTGTGATAGCCCCCCAGAAAGGAACACCTGCTGACGATGCCGGAATTCAGACTGGTGATCAGATTATTGGTGTTGACGGTGAAGATGTAACAACACTAGGTGTTGATGAGGTCGTGTCAAGGGTACGAGGGCAGGCCGATACTCAGGTCACAATTACAATTGCCAGAGATGGTCAGGAATTGGACTTTACCCTGACGCGAAGCAGTATTGAAACTCTGACGGTTGATTCCAGAGTGATTGACGGGATTGGTTACATTCAAATTACTGAATTTGCATCCAATACAGCTGATGAGTTTAATTCACAACTTGATGAATTATTAAGTCAGAATATTAGAGGATTGGTGATTGATTTGCGATCAAACCCTGGCGGAAACGTTCAGATTGCAGTGGATATAGCTGATCGTTTGTTGGGTGAAACGATTGTCGTTTACACCGAAGATAAAGATGGAAACCGTACAGATTATAAGTCTGACGACACCGAACAACTGGATTTGCCAATGGCAGTACTGGTTGATGGAGGGTCTGCCAGTTCCTCGGAAATTCTGGCTGGAGCTCTGCAGGACACCCAGGCAGCCACATTAGTAGGAACGACCACTTATGGTAAGGGTGTTGTCCAAATCATCAAAGGGCTCGACGGCGAAGGGGGGTTTAAAGTAACTAACTCTGAATATTTTACGCCCAATGGGCGAAACATTCAGGGCATCGGTCTGGAGCCGGACGTAGTGATCGAAGCCAGTGATTATATGATGAATAACTATTTTACCGACGAAGAGGATGTTCAGTTACAAAAAGCTCTGGAAATAGTCAATCAGAAAATATCTTAA
- the uvrB gene encoding excinuclease ABC subunit UvrB, with protein MEDTNKAFKVISEYEPKGDQGQAIEKISNGINKGLKYQTLLGVTGSGKTYTMAKVIEAVQKPTLVIAHNKTLAAQLTNEFRSFFPENAVEYFVSYYDYYQPEAYVPHSDLYIEKDSSINDEIDKLRHSATASLFERKDVIVVASVSCIYGLGSPIDYENLVLSLRPGMEKDRDAIIRKLVDIQYTRNDIAFERNNFRVRGDILEIFPAASSEKAIRLEFFGDEIERITEINTLTGEIYGELNHASIFPASHYTTTPENLERAIKGIQAEVRQRYDEFTEKNQLVEAQRILQRTNYDIEMLREMGYCNGIENYTRYINNAPVGSPPYTLIDYFPDDFLIFADESHVSIPQIGGMYAGDRARKSNLVDYGFRLPSAYDNRPLNFQEFEGKINQIVFTSATPGNYEKEHSQQEVELIIRPTGLIDPEVIIRPVTGQIDDLLGEIRENTKKGHRSLVTTLTKRMAEDLTDYLNENGERVNYLHSDVDTIERMKILRDLRVGEFDVLVGINLLREGLDLPEVGLVAILDADKEGFLRSETSLIQTIGRAARNLDGHVIMYADKITPSMKRAIDETNRRRKIQSEYNLVHGITPESVKKEIHEIIEATKVAEEPAAYEVKMDPHELADLIKNLEAEMLSAAEALEFEKAAQIRDEISRLKKVE; from the coding sequence ATGGAAGATACTAATAAAGCATTCAAGGTTATTTCTGAATATGAGCCCAAAGGAGATCAGGGCCAGGCGATTGAAAAAATCAGTAATGGCATTAATAAAGGTCTAAAATATCAGACACTGCTTGGTGTGACAGGTTCGGGGAAAACTTATACGATGGCTAAAGTCATTGAAGCGGTACAGAAACCGACCCTGGTTATTGCTCACAATAAAACACTGGCGGCTCAGTTGACAAATGAGTTTCGCAGTTTTTTCCCGGAAAACGCGGTGGAATACTTTGTCAGTTACTATGACTATTATCAGCCGGAAGCCTATGTACCCCATTCAGATCTTTATATTGAAAAGGATTCTTCAATTAATGATGAGATTGATAAGCTCAGGCATTCTGCCACGGCTTCTTTATTCGAAAGAAAAGATGTGATAGTGGTAGCCAGTGTGTCCTGTATCTATGGTCTGGGGAGTCCCATCGATTATGAAAATCTGGTTCTTTCCTTAAGACCGGGGATGGAAAAGGATCGTGATGCAATAATCAGGAAATTAGTGGATATTCAATATACCCGAAATGATATTGCCTTTGAGCGAAATAATTTCCGGGTTAGAGGAGATATTCTGGAAATTTTCCCTGCGGCATCTTCGGAGAAAGCAATCCGTCTGGAGTTTTTTGGCGATGAAATAGAGCGGATTACGGAAATCAATACTTTGACGGGAGAAATCTATGGAGAACTTAATCATGCCTCGATATTTCCAGCTTCCCACTACACCACAACACCGGAAAATCTAGAACGGGCAATCAAGGGAATTCAAGCTGAGGTCCGACAGCGATACGATGAATTCACAGAAAAGAATCAGTTAGTGGAAGCTCAGCGGATTCTTCAGCGGACTAATTATGATATCGAGATGCTTCGAGAAATGGGTTACTGTAACGGGATCGAGAACTATACCCGATATATCAATAATGCCCCTGTAGGTTCACCGCCCTATACCCTGATCGATTACTTTCCGGATGATTTTTTAATCTTTGCCGATGAGTCCCATGTATCCATACCTCAGATTGGGGGTATGTATGCGGGGGATCGCGCCCGTAAATCGAATCTGGTAGATTATGGTTTTCGACTGCCATCAGCTTATGATAACCGCCCTCTGAATTTTCAGGAATTTGAAGGCAAAATAAATCAAATCGTTTTTACATCAGCAACACCGGGCAATTATGAAAAAGAACATAGTCAGCAGGAAGTGGAACTGATTATCAGGCCTACCGGCCTAATTGATCCGGAGGTCATCATTCGACCGGTAACTGGGCAAATTGATGACTTGCTGGGGGAAATTCGCGAGAATACAAAAAAAGGCCACCGCAGCCTGGTAACTACGCTGACAAAACGAATGGCCGAAGACCTGACTGACTATCTCAACGAAAATGGTGAACGGGTGAATTATCTCCATTCTGACGTTGATACTATTGAACGAATGAAAATATTAAGAGATCTGCGAGTCGGTGAATTTGATGTCCTGGTAGGAATTAACCTCCTGCGTGAGGGTTTGGATTTGCCGGAAGTAGGATTAGTTGCGATTCTGGATGCCGACAAGGAAGGCTTTCTACGGTCGGAGACATCGCTGATCCAGACCATCGGCCGGGCAGCACGAAATCTTGATGGCCATGTTATAATGTATGCCGACAAAATTACGCCGTCGATGAAACGGGCTATTGATGAAACCAACCGGCGACGTAAAATTCAAAGTGAGTATAATCTGGTTCATGGAATAACACCGGAATCGGTAAAAAAAGAGATTCATGAGATTATTGAGGCGACTAAAGTGGCTGAGGAGCCCGCGGCTTATGAAGTGAAAATGGATCCTCATGAACTTGCTGATCTGATTAAAAATTTGGAAGCGGAAATGCTTTCAGCCGCAGAAGCGCTGGAATTTGAAAAAGCGGCACAGATACGTGATGAAATTTCACGCTTAAAGAAAGTTGAGTAA
- the uvrA gene encoding excinuclease ABC subunit UvrA: MKYIEIKGAKEHNLKNIDLKIPRDQLVVLTGLSGSGKSSLAFDTIYAEGQRRYVESLSSYARQFLGQTQKPDVESIDGLSPAISIDQKTTNRNPRSTVGTVTEIYDYFRLLYARIGIPHCPKCGKPIQSQTVDQIVDTILAYPEKTKYQILSPIVRSEKGQHKKTLEMIRKEGFLRLIVDGEAMEVTDEIELDKNRKHSIEIVVDRLIAKEGIRKRLTDSVETALKHANGMVIAQIIDGESHLFSEKLACPDCKIAMDVLEPRTFSFNNPFGMCPDCHGLGFHREIDPDLLIPDKRLSISGGAIKFFGLKSDSKYYYNLVKALAEQHDFSMDTPIAEAPEAFINELLYGSEKELEIAYEGKFSGTYTSKFEGLIHNMERRYMETTSERMRMLINKYMSEIPCPTCKGKRLNPTSLAVTVQDKNIIELTDMSVGNLLCFFSGLELTETERLIGESIFAEINARLQFLSNVGLEYLTLSRNAGTLSGGESQRIRLATQIGSGLVGVLYVLDEPSIGLHQRDNQKLLKTLRRLTDLGNTLIVVEHDEETMEEADHIVDIGPGPGVHGGQVVAQGSLEDIMKNPESMTGQYLCGKKFIPLPDKRREGNGQAIKITGASQNNLKNLTISFPLGKMVCVTGVSGSGKSTLVNEILYKGLAQHLSRSIKKPGKFKAMEGIDAIDKVIDIDQSPIGRTPRSNPATYTGIFDLIRDLFARLPEAKTRGYKKGRFSFNVKGGRCEKCSGDGILKIEMHFLPDVYVPCEVCGGKRYNRETLEVKYKGKNIADVLDMTVEEALEFFKNLPRIRTKLQTLNDVGLSYLKLGQPSPQLSGGEAQRIKLATELSKQNTGKTLYILDEPTTGLHIADVHRLVEVLHRLADSGSTVVIIEHQLDVIKVADHLIDLGPEGGDAGGTIVATGTPEEVAGVESSYTGQYLKKLINKG, from the coding sequence ATGAAATACATTGAAATAAAAGGTGCAAAAGAACACAATTTAAAGAATATTGACTTGAAAATCCCCCGTGACCAGTTAGTGGTTCTGACTGGTCTCAGTGGTTCGGGCAAGTCTTCATTGGCATTTGATACCATTTATGCGGAAGGACAGAGACGATATGTGGAGTCTTTATCCTCTTATGCCAGACAGTTTTTAGGACAGACACAAAAGCCTGATGTTGAAAGTATTGACGGCTTGTCACCAGCCATTTCTATTGATCAGAAAACAACTAATCGAAATCCCCGTTCGACAGTCGGAACAGTGACGGAGATCTATGATTATTTTCGGTTATTATATGCTCGAATTGGGATTCCGCACTGTCCAAAATGCGGAAAGCCAATCCAATCTCAAACAGTGGACCAGATTGTTGATACAATTCTTGCCTATCCTGAAAAAACCAAATACCAGATTCTTTCACCGATTGTCAGAAGTGAAAAAGGTCAGCACAAAAAAACCCTTGAGATGATCAGAAAAGAAGGCTTTCTTCGACTTATAGTCGATGGTGAAGCAATGGAAGTAACCGATGAGATAGAACTGGATAAAAACAGGAAGCACAGCATTGAAATCGTCGTAGACCGTCTGATTGCCAAAGAAGGAATCAGAAAGCGTCTGACTGATTCGGTGGAGACAGCACTTAAACATGCAAATGGAATGGTAATTGCTCAGATTATCGACGGAGAATCACATCTTTTCAGTGAAAAGCTGGCCTGCCCTGACTGTAAAATTGCCATGGACGTCCTGGAACCAAGAACCTTTTCCTTTAATAATCCTTTTGGAATGTGTCCTGATTGTCATGGCTTGGGTTTTCACCGGGAAATTGATCCGGATCTGCTGATTCCAGATAAAAGATTATCGATTTCTGGTGGCGCGATTAAGTTCTTTGGCTTAAAAAGCGATTCTAAGTATTATTATAACCTTGTAAAAGCATTGGCTGAACAACATGATTTTTCAATGGATACTCCTATAGCAGAGGCTCCGGAAGCTTTTATAAATGAGCTTCTTTATGGAAGTGAAAAAGAGCTGGAAATTGCCTACGAAGGAAAATTTTCAGGCACCTACACTTCAAAATTCGAAGGTCTGATTCATAACATGGAAAGACGTTATATGGAAACCACTTCTGAACGGATGCGGATGCTGATTAACAAGTATATGTCGGAAATTCCCTGTCCTACTTGCAAAGGCAAACGCTTAAATCCAACCAGCCTGGCGGTGACCGTCCAGGATAAAAATATTATTGAGCTGACGGATATGTCAGTGGGGAATTTACTTTGTTTTTTTTCAGGTTTGGAGTTGACAGAAACTGAACGCCTGATCGGAGAGTCGATTTTTGCGGAAATTAATGCTCGTCTTCAGTTTTTGTCCAATGTGGGGCTGGAATATCTGACCCTTTCACGCAACGCTGGAACTTTGTCAGGTGGCGAATCACAGCGAATTCGTCTGGCGACCCAGATTGGGTCCGGTCTGGTAGGTGTACTTTATGTTCTTGATGAGCCCAGTATAGGTTTGCATCAGCGGGATAATCAGAAACTCTTAAAGACGCTGCGTCGACTGACTGATTTGGGGAATACACTGATTGTCGTGGAGCACGATGAGGAAACCATGGAAGAGGCCGACCATATCGTGGATATTGGGCCAGGACCTGGTGTTCACGGCGGTCAGGTAGTTGCTCAGGGAAGCCTTGAGGACATTATGAAAAATCCGGAGTCGATGACCGGACAGTATTTATGTGGGAAGAAATTTATTCCTCTGCCGGATAAACGTCGGGAAGGCAACGGTCAGGCGATAAAAATTACCGGTGCCAGCCAAAATAATTTAAAGAATCTGACGATTTCCTTTCCTCTTGGTAAAATGGTTTGTGTAACCGGCGTATCCGGTTCGGGGAAAAGCACCCTGGTAAATGAAATTCTTTATAAAGGATTGGCACAGCACTTGTCAAGGTCCATTAAGAAGCCTGGGAAATTTAAAGCGATGGAAGGGATTGATGCCATCGATAAAGTGATTGATATCGATCAGTCTCCAATCGGGCGAACTCCAAGATCCAACCCGGCAACCTATACCGGTATCTTTGATTTGATTCGTGATCTTTTTGCCCGGCTTCCAGAAGCGAAGACAAGGGGTTACAAGAAAGGGCGCTTTAGTTTTAATGTTAAAGGCGGTCGTTGTGAAAAGTGTAGTGGTGACGGGATTTTAAAAATTGAAATGCACTTTTTACCGGATGTTTATGTGCCCTGCGAAGTTTGTGGTGGTAAGCGCTATAATCGTGAAACACTGGAAGTGAAGTATAAAGGTAAAAATATTGCTGATGTGCTGGATATGACGGTTGAAGAAGCATTGGAGTTTTTCAAAAATTTGCCGCGGATACGGACGAAACTTCAGACCTTAAATGATGTGGGACTCAGCTATCTGAAGTTGGGTCAGCCTTCACCCCAGTTATCCGGTGGCGAAGCGCAGCGGATCAAGTTGGCAACTGAACTCAGCAAACAAAATACTGGAAAAACATTATATATTTTGGATGAACCAACAACTGGACTTCATATTGCTGATGTCCATCGCTTGGTCGAGGTTTTGCATCGTCTGGCTGACAGTGGCAGTACCGTTGTAATAATCGAACATCAGTTGGATGTGATTAAAGTCGCAGACCATCTAATCGATTTGGGACCGGAAGGTGGAGATGCTGGAGGAACTATTGTGGCGACAGGGACTCCTGAGGAAGTTGCTGGCGTTGAATCATCGTATACTGGACAATATCTCAAAAAGCTGATTAACAAAGGATAA
- a CDS encoding FeoA family protein: protein MGTLKDLKPGQKGCVHCITVEGLMRRKLMDMGVTPGVEIEVNKTAPLGDPIEIRLRSYSLSLRKEDAQNIHIS from the coding sequence ATGGGAACGCTAAAAGATTTAAAACCAGGTCAAAAAGGTTGTGTTCATTGTATTACGGTAGAAGGTCTGATGCGCCGGAAACTGATGGATATGGGTGTTACACCGGGTGTTGAGATTGAAGTGAATAAAACGGCACCGCTTGGAGATCCCATAGAAATTCGGCTTAGAAGTTATTCTTTAAGTCTTCGTAAAGAAGATGCACAGAATATTCATATATCGTAA
- the feoB gene encoding ferrous iron transport protein B produces the protein MNYNVALVGNPNSGKTTLFNCLTGSNLYVGNWPGVTVEKKEGRIRNSKEVINLVDLPGIYSLAPYSMDEIVTRNYILEEKPDLIINIIDASNIERNLYLTTQLMELGCPILSALNMMDVVEKKGIELEISQLEAAFGIPFVKISAQKETGIQALITNMESMLKQGGKSHYPSVFPEEIKKSLEVFDQALKDQFPQILPDTPPVFRAVKLAEKDEELLTHFSENQDLIELIDKVREEITAYSGQDVDSTIADYRYRFITDKVKGASHSTRDNQISFQDRLDKVLMNRFAALPIFFLIMFIIYYVSITLVGEVTIGLIETFINDVVVVLVNNLLLAVGAADWLNSLINDGIVAGVGAVLTFIPQLFVLFIFIALLEDSGYMSRVAFMMDRVFRRFGLSGKSFIPLVVGLGCSVPGIMASRTLENERERKLTAVVTPFVSCGAKMPVYVLMGSVFFTTYQSIMVFGLYLVSLLTVFLSAFILSKTWFRGARSSYLLELPPYRIPKLKNTMSQVWERIKEFFVRAGTIIFAASVVLWFLQSFTPGLTMVSAADESILAGLGKLIAPIFTPLGFGNWVASVSLLSGMAAKEMIISTMSVLLSGAEGSFTLSIGSLFTQASAFSFMIFVLLASPCMAAIATMKKELGNWRDFLFALAYQMGMAYLVALLAYQVLSRLLV, from the coding sequence ATGAATTATAATGTGGCATTGGTGGGGAACCCGAACTCAGGAAAAACAACATTATTCAATTGTCTGACAGGCAGTAATCTCTATGTCGGCAATTGGCCGGGCGTTACCGTCGAAAAAAAAGAAGGCAGGATCAGGAATTCCAAAGAAGTCATCAATCTGGTCGATTTGCCGGGGATTTATTCCCTGGCACCTTATTCGATGGATGAAATTGTTACAAGAAACTATATTTTGGAAGAAAAACCAGATCTGATCATAAACATAATCGATGCTTCAAATATTGAGCGCAATCTTTATCTGACCACCCAGCTGATGGAATTGGGATGCCCGATTCTTAGCGCACTTAACATGATGGATGTGGTTGAAAAAAAAGGGATCGAGTTGGAGATATCCCAATTGGAAGCCGCTTTTGGCATTCCATTTGTAAAGATATCGGCACAGAAAGAAACTGGGATTCAGGCACTGATAACAAATATGGAAAGTATGCTCAAGCAAGGTGGAAAAAGCCATTATCCCAGTGTTTTTCCAGAAGAGATAAAAAAATCATTGGAGGTCTTTGATCAAGCGTTAAAAGATCAGTTTCCTCAAATATTACCCGATACGCCACCGGTTTTTAGGGCTGTTAAACTGGCTGAAAAAGATGAAGAACTGCTGACCCATTTTTCAGAGAATCAGGATTTGATTGAACTGATTGATAAAGTTAGAGAAGAAATTACCGCTTATTCGGGGCAGGATGTTGATTCGACAATTGCTGATTACCGTTATCGATTCATTACTGATAAAGTAAAAGGTGCAAGTCATTCGACAAGAGACAATCAGATTTCCTTTCAGGATCGGTTGGATAAAGTCTTAATGAACCGTTTCGCGGCACTTCCGATTTTTTTTCTGATTATGTTTATTATTTACTATGTCTCTATCACCCTGGTCGGTGAGGTTACTATTGGCCTGATCGAAACTTTTATTAATGATGTGGTTGTCGTCTTGGTAAACAATCTTTTATTAGCAGTTGGGGCAGCTGATTGGCTGAATTCGCTGATTAATGATGGAATAGTTGCCGGTGTAGGTGCAGTTCTGACTTTTATACCACAGCTTTTCGTATTATTTATTTTTATTGCTTTGCTTGAAGACAGCGGCTATATGTCGCGAGTGGCATTTATGATGGACCGTGTATTTCGCCGTTTTGGATTATCTGGAAAATCATTTATACCATTGGTGGTGGGTTTGGGCTGCTCGGTTCCTGGCATTATGGCCTCCCGTACTCTGGAAAATGAAAGAGAACGAAAATTAACAGCTGTTGTCACGCCTTTCGTGTCGTGCGGAGCAAAAATGCCGGTTTATGTGCTGATGGGCTCTGTTTTCTTTACCACATATCAATCGATAATGGTTTTTGGCCTTTATTTGGTCAGTTTGCTGACCGTTTTTCTTTCTGCTTTTATATTGTCAAAAACCTGGTTTAGGGGGGCCCGTTCCTCATACCTGCTTGAACTGCCGCCTTACCGGATTCCCAAGCTAAAAAACACCATGTCACAAGTTTGGGAACGGATAAAAGAGTTTTTTGTTCGAGCAGGAACGATTATTTTTGCAGCGTCAGTAGTTCTATGGTTTTTACAGAGCTTTACTCCTGGACTGACAATGGTATCGGCAGCTGATGAAAGCATCTTAGCCGGATTGGGTAAACTGATCGCACCAATCTTTACCCCTTTAGGATTTGGTAATTGGGTTGCATCAGTATCACTGCTTTCGGGGATGGCGGCCAAAGAGATGATTATCTCGACGATGAGTGTTCTCTTATCCGGGGCTGAAGGTAGTTTTACGTTGTCAATTGGCAGTTTATTTACCCAGGCTTCGGCCTTTAGTTTTATGATTTTTGTACTATTGGCGTCCCCTTGTATGGCCGCCATAGCCACCATGAAAAAAGAATTGGGGAATTGGCGCGACTTTTTATTTGCTCTGGCATATCAGATGGGAATGGCTTATCTGGTGGCTCTGCTTGCTTATCAGGTTTTAAGTCGGCTATTGGTCTAA
- a CDS encoding FeoB-associated Cys-rich membrane protein, with product MATFLIAAVIIGSAAYILVRKFVKMKNGDFSCEGCKGGACSSCSAGDKKKH from the coding sequence ATGGCAACATTTTTAATTGCAGCAGTAATTATTGGCTCAGCGGCATATATTTTAGTGAGAAAATTTGTGAAAATGAAAAATGGCGATTTCTCCTGTGAGGGTTGTAAAGGTGGAGCCTGTTCAAGCTGTTCAGCGGGCGATAAGAAAAAGCATTAA